One genomic region from Gemmobacter aquarius encodes:
- a CDS encoding DUF1636 family protein: MTTVLHVCTTCRAGQPLPDGQTAPGQTLFDTVAQSGLPDGVTLRAVECLSACDHGCAIALSKAGGWSYVYGRMTTDDVPEILRGAGLFAGSADGIVPWRDRPTIFRKQTLARIPPLET; this comes from the coding sequence ATGACGACTGTCTTGCATGTCTGCACCACCTGCCGCGCTGGTCAGCCGCTGCCCGACGGGCAAACCGCCCCCGGTCAAACCCTGTTTGACACGGTCGCGCAGTCGGGCCTGCCCGACGGCGTGACCCTGCGCGCGGTGGAATGTCTGTCGGCCTGCGATCATGGTTGTGCGATCGCGCTCAGCAAAGCAGGCGGCTGGTCTTATGTCTATGGCCGGATGACCACCGATGACGTGCCCGAAATCCTGCGCGGGGCCGGGCTGTTTGCCGGCTCTGCCGATGGTATCGTGCCCTGGCGCGACCGCCCCACCATCTTTCGCAAGCAAACGCTTGCCCGCATTCCCCCGCTGGAGACCTGA
- the cobO gene encoding cob(I)yrinic acid a,c-diamide adenosyltransferase encodes MSATNDTSTEGPGPGQADDLARHASKMAKKKAARDKIMAGKAGERGLLIVHTGAGKGKSSSGFGMVLRCIAHGMPCAVVQFIKGAWDTGERRLIEGHFSALCQFHAMGEGFTWETQDKARDIAAARAGWEKAKELIRNPDIRFVLLDEINIALRYDYLDLDEVLAFLRAEKPPLTHVCLTGRNAKDALIEAADLVTEMTLIKHPFRSGIKAQPGVEF; translated from the coding sequence ATGTCCGCCACAAACGACACCTCCACCGAAGGCCCGGGGCCCGGTCAGGCCGACGATCTGGCCCGCCACGCAAGCAAGATGGCCAAGAAAAAGGCCGCCCGCGACAAGATCATGGCTGGAAAAGCAGGCGAACGCGGGCTTTTGATCGTGCATACCGGGGCGGGCAAGGGCAAATCCTCGTCCGGGTTCGGCATGGTCTTGCGCTGCATCGCACATGGGATGCCCTGCGCCGTGGTGCAGTTCATCAAGGGCGCCTGGGACACCGGCGAGCGGCGCCTGATCGAGGGTCATTTCAGCGCCCTGTGCCAGTTTCACGCGATGGGCGAAGGCTTTACCTGGGAAACCCAGGACAAGGCCCGCGACATCGCCGCCGCCCGCGCCGGTTGGGAAAAGGCCAAGGAGCTGATCCGCAACCCCGATATCCGCTTTGTGCTGCTGGACGAGATCAACATCGCCCTGCGCTATGATTACCTTGATCTTGACGAGGTGCTGGCCTTCTTGCGCGCGGAAAAGCCGCCGCTGACCCATGTCTGCCTGACCGGGCGAAACGCCAAGGACGCATTGATCGAGGCCGCCGATCTGGTAACCGAGATGACGCTGATCAAGCATCCGTTCCGGTCGGGCATAAAAGCCCAGCCGGGGGTGGAGTTCTGA